The nucleotide window CCTTGGCCGCCTATTTGCTCAAGGAAGCTCAGATCGCGGTCGTGCCCGGCGAGCCCTTCGGCAGCGCCTCCCACATCCGCCTCTCCTATGCCACCAGCATGGAAGCCATCACGCGCGGCATGGACCGGATGGAGGCCGCGCTGAAGAAACTGACCTCGTAACCGTCAGACTCCCACAATGGGGCCAAGAACAGGTACAATGAGTATGCGTGCGCATCCGCTGAGAAGACTGTAGGGAGCGTGAGCGATTGACTTTTTCGGATCGAGGGCTTATCTCAGCGGCAACGCCGGCAGCAAACCAATAAGAGGATCGGTTCCGCAGCGTAAGCTAGAGAGAGATGAGGTGAGTCGTGCCGATTTACGAATATGTCTGTCAGGGCTGCGAACATCGCTTTGAAATCAAACAAAAGATGAGCGACCCGCCGGTGACTGGGTGCCCGCGCTGCGGGCAACCGGTCACCAAGGTGATCTCGGCCCCGGCCATCATGTTCAAAGGAACCGGCTGGTATGTCACCGACTACTCGGACAAGATGAAGCCGCCCGGACAATCGGAATCCGCCGGAAAACCATCGAACGGCCAATCCGAACAAAAGAAAGACGCGATGACAACTCCGGCGGCGCCGGCCGCCGGCGCCTCGGAAAGCGCACCCGCTGCTCCTTCGTCCAGCAGCGGAACGGGCGGAACGAGCAGCAGCGCCCCATCAAGTCAACCGGCCGGCACGTCGTCGTCCTCGACTCCGACTTCAAGCGCATCCAAGACGCCTTAGGCCGCTCCCTCAGACTTTTTTCTTGGCATGGGCCTTCGCCTGAGTCTTGGCCGCCGGTTTCTTCTTCGCCGGGGCCGGCGCAGGCTTGGCTGCCGCCTTGGGAGCCGCCTTCGTACCGGACTTGCCCAGCTTGGCGGTTTTCTCACGTTCCGCATCCAGGGCTTGCTTGAGGTTGGCAATGTTGCCGGCCAGTTCGCGATTCAACCGTGACAGTTCATCCAGTCGCGCCTGAATCTCCTCCTTGGCCTTCACCGCGTCCTTCAGCTGGTTGTCGAGGTTGGCCCGTTCCGCGGCCGCCGTCTGCACCTCGGCTTTGAGCTGCTCGATCTGAGCCTGGAGCGCCGGCGGCCAATAGTCGCAGCCGGTAAGCATCATGGCCATTCCCGCCGCCAACACCAGTCCCCGCACACTGGTCCTCATTGCAGACGTCATGCTTGTCCACTCCTTCCTTTCCGAATGGTTACGTACCTGCCGAACTTTCACATCATACCTGCCCGGGCGAACGGCGTCATCCGATTCCTCACAGGGACGACGCCAATCCCGCCTCTGCCAGGACCGCCAGGATCTGCGCAGAGGCAATCGGCCCTTCCCGCAATACCCGAACAGCACCGCTGACATCGACCACTGTCGAGGGCCGCGCCGCCGGCGTCGGCCCTCCGTCGAGAATCATATCCACCTCGTCCCCCACGGCCTGGTCGACTTCCTCCGCCGTCCTCGCCGGAGGCGCACCGGATCGGTTCGCGCTCGTGCCGGTCAAAGGACCGGTCCGGCGCAGCACTTCCTGCAAGAGGGGATAGGCCGACAGCCGGATCCCCACCGTACCGGTCCCGGCGGTCAGCTCATCGGGCAACCCCTCGGCTGCGGGAAACACGATCGTCAGCGGACCAGGCCAGAACTGCTGCATCAGCACCGTTGCAGCGCGAGGCACCGAGGCCACCAGAGAATCCAACTGGGCATGGTCTGCAATCAACACCAGCAAGGGCTTGCCGTCTCCCCGCCCCTTGATGCGGCAGACGCGGCCAATCGCTTCCACTTGCCTTGCAGCACAGCCGACCGAAGCGCCGAGCGCATAAAAACTTTCGGTCGGCACGGCCAAGACCCCGCCGGCCTGCGCGATGCGGCCCGCCTCCTCCAGCGCCAATCCCATGGCGGACGGGTCGGTCCTGGTCAACGTCAGTACGCGTGCCACGGATGTTCCATTCCGTCCCATTGCATGCCGGCCTTCACACAGTGGGCCGAATCGCCCTGGCTCCGATATCCGACCGGAACTGGCAGCCGTCGAACGAAATGGCACGAGCCTGGCCGTAAGCGCGATCGCGGGCTTCTGCCAGCCCATTGCCGGTCGCGGTCACACCCAGCACCCGGCCTCCGGCAGTCACCACCGTTCCATCTTGCCGCTTCGTGCCTGCATGAAACACCATGACGTCGGATGCCGACGGGGCATCCGGGAGTCCGGTGATCGGCATACCGGTGGCATAGGCCCCGGGATACCCGCCGGCAGCCATGACCACGCAGACGGCCGCCCGATCATGCCACTCGATCGGCAGTTGGTCGAGACGATGTTCGACCACCGCTTCCAGCACCGTCACCAGATCGGTTTTCAGGAGCGGCAACACCACCTGCGTCTCCGGGTCGCCGAACCGGGCATTGAACTCCAGAACATAGGGCTGGCCGCGCACGATCATGAGGCCGGCATACAGGACCCCCTGAAAGGGACTGCCCATTTTCGACAGGGCCTCGATCGTCGGACGGAGCACCCGTTGTAACACCGTTTCACGAAGCGCGGGCGTCGCCAAGGGGGCCGGCGCATAGGCCCCCATGCCTCCCGTGTTGGGTCCCGTGTCGCCATCCCCCACCCGTTTATGGTCCTGGGCTCCCACCATCGGTATCACGGTCCTGCCATCGGCGAAGGCCATGAGGGTCAATTCCTCGCCGTCCAAAAACTCCTCGATCACCACCCGGCGGCCGGCCTGCCCGAACGCATCTTTTTCCAACATATCCGTCACAGCCTGCACCGCCTGTTCTCGGCTGGTGGCAATGACAACGCCCTTACCCTGCGCAAGCCCGTCGGCCTTCACCACGAGGGGGAACGGATGTCGCTCCAGATAATCCAGCGCCGGCTTGAGCGTATCGAAACTACGCGCGGCGGCGGTGGGAATGCGCTGCCTGACCAACAGGTCCTTCGTAAAGCTTTTACTGGCCTCGATCTGCGCGGCCGCACGGGTCGGCCCGAAGATGCGAAGCCTGGCCTTCCGGAACTCGTCCACAATGCCCAGAGCCAGCGGCGCTTCCGGTCCGACCACGGTCAGATCGATCCGCTCCGTCGTCACAAACGCCTTCAGCGCCGCCACATCGTCCGCCTTGATCGGAACGCACTTCGCTAATTGTTCGATGCCGGCATTGCCGGGCGCGCAGACGATGGAAGACACCCGCGGGCTCTGGGCAAGCTTCCACACGAGGGCATGTTCGCGTCCCCCGCTACCGATGACGAGCACTTTCATGAGAAAACCGCACAGGGAGGAACTGTTTGCGATGGGATGCTAGAAAGACGCCGGATGCTCAAAAAATTCTCCAACGAGGCCGCAAGGAGTGAGAGGCCCGAGGTGGCACAGAGCAAGCTCCGCTTGAACCGCTTTCAGCATCCGTCAATGGCGGAAGTGGCGCATACCGGTCAAAATCATCGCCATCTGATGCTCGTCCGCCGCTGCAATCACTTCCTGGTCGCGAATCGATCCGCCCGGTTGAATGACGGCCGTGATCCCCGCCTGCGCCGCCGCATCCAGCCCGTCCCGGAAGGGGAAAAAGGCATCCGACGCCATTACGCAGCCCTTCACAGGCAACACCGCCTTCATGCCGGCCAGCTTAACGGAATCCACCCGACTCATCTGTCCGGCCCCGATCCCGACAGTCTGTCCCACCCGCGCATAGATGATGGCGTTGGACTTCACATGCTTGCAGACTTTCCAGGCAAAGGCGCAGGCTGCGTACTCCTCATCCGTGGGCTTCCGCTTGGTCGGCACCGTCAGCTTGCGCAGATCGCCCAGGGCGCCGAGGTCCCGGTCTTGCACGATCAGCCCGCCCACTAACTTCTTCAAGTCCACCCCGTCTCGCGTCGACAACGTCAGCGGTCCGACATCCAGCAAACGCAAATCTTTCTTGCGCTTCAGTTCGGTCAGCGCATCCGCTTCATACCCGGGGGCCACAACCACTTCCACAAACGTGGAGGTAATTTCCTTGGCCGCCGCCAAATCCACCGGTCGATTGAAGGCAATCACGCCGCCGAAGGCCGAAACCGGATCGGTCTCTCTGGCCTTCACATAAGCTTCTACCGGACTGGCCCCCACTGCCACCCCGCAAGGATTGTTATGTTTCACAATCACAACAGCGGTCGAATCGGTGAACTCTTTCACCAGCTCCAAGGCTGAATTCGCGTCCAAGAAGTTGTTGTAGGACATGGCCTTGCCATGCAGCGTCTTGGCACGAGACACAGACGGCTCGCGGGCGCCCAGCTCACGGTAGAAGGCCCCCTGCTGATGCGGATTCTCCCCGTAGCGAAGCGTTTCGACTTTCTCAAAAGCCAGCGACAACATCGGCGGGAACTGAACGCTCCCTCCCTGTTGCTGCGCCAGATAGTTGGCAATCAGGCTGTCATAGCGGGCCGTATGCTGGAACACTTTTCCGGCCAACTCCAGACGGAGTTCCTTGGTCACCGTCCCGGCCTTGAGCGCCTCCAACACCCGGCCATAGTCGGCCGGGTCTACGACCACCGCCACATCTTCGTGATTCTTGGCTGCGGACCGGAGCATCGACGGCCCACCGATGTCGATGTTCTCAATCGCGTGCTCAAAGGTGCAGTCGGGCTTGGCAATCGCGGCCTCAAAGGGATAGAGATTCACGACCACGACATCGATGGGACCGATCCCCTGCTGCTGCATCTGCGCGACGTGCTGCGGCAGCGAACGGCGCCCAAGAAGGCCGCCGTGAATCTTGGGATGCAAGGTCTTGACGCGGCCGTCCAGAATCTCCGGCGAACCGGTATAGGCGGCCACGTCCGTGACCGCCACGCCCGCGTCCCGCAGCGCCTTGGCCGTGCCGCCGGTGGACAGGATTTCCGCGCCCAGCGCGGCCAACCCCTGGGCCATCTCCACGACGCCGGTCTTGTCCGAGACACTGATCAACGCCCGCTTGATTCCGGCCATGTCCTCTCCCTTGTGATGCAGTTGGCACCGTCAAAAGCGCGGCAAGAATATCAGATACCTTCCCGAAGTTTCAAGGCAAGCACGAGGCAAATGAAACGAATTGCCCTCCCCCTAGCTTAAGGGGAAAAGGCCAGCGTGAGGGAATAATGAAAGGCTATTGCGCGCGCTCGACCAAGCGGCCAGCGCCCTTACGGAGCAGGTCAGGACTGGCCAAGAGTTGCGGCGTCTGTTCGTTGTTCAACTGCTTGCGAGCCACTCGCTGCACCTGCGGCCTGACATATTCGAACAGTTCCGCCATCTCAATCGAACCGTCCTTATTGAGATCTCCGGCTCCTTGCAGGCCTTTCAAGAAGAAATAGGTCAGCAGGCCATGGCCCTTCTCTGAATAAGCGCTGGAAGTCTGATCGCCCGAACTGGCTGCCAGCACTACCGTCTTTCCACCAGCAACCATGAAGTTTTCGACAGAGAGCACCATTGGCTTGACGCCCTGGGCCAGCACCGACCGCCCGCCCGCTCCAGAGAAGCAGGAGTCCAGCACAACGGTGATATCCTTAGCCGGCAGTTTGTCGAGTGCTGCATAGAGCCGCTTCAGCGGGTAACCGGTTTTCTCGATGAAGGTGGGGTCGCCATCGTAAGGCACCAGAAAAGCATCGCCGGACTTTGTGTTGGGCGTGCCATGTCCGGAGTAATAGATGAAAATGGAGCTGTCCTTCTCTACATTGTTCGGCAGCCAGGCCTCGAAATACTTCTCCATATCCGTTCGAGCCGCCTTGTCGTTGACCCGCACCACGACATTCTCTTCAGGATAGCCGAGAACCTTGGTCAGATACTCGCCCATCAGAATCGCGTCCCGATCGGCAAAGTCCGCCTTGGGAAGGCGTTCCCGGTACTGCTCAATGCCAATGACCACCGCATAGGCATGGGGCTTCGGCTTAACCGCCAGACTGGGGACCCGTTCGACGTCCCCCGCCAGACCAGCCGGTGGGGATACGGAAATCTGACCGGACCGCAACGCGGGAGTCTCCGCCGTGACCGCTTGAACCGCCGGCGCCCTTCGGATGGCCTGCGCATACTGAATAAATTTTGGGGCATTCGTCATGCTGATCAGCACGTTCCTGATTACACCGGCAAAGGTCTCCTGCAGGCTGTAGTCTGAACGCGCGGTGCCCGTATACGCGGCCTCCCCGATAACCCCTTGCCCGGATCCGTCGGTCAGGCGGGCACTGACTTCCAACTGGTAAGTCCATCGTTCCGGCGGATAAAACAAGGGCCAAATTTGCCAGAACGCGATAACTTGGATGAGACATATGCTATCCGGAACGACTTTCGGGGGGTTGAACTCCACCAAGACATCGTAATGCCCCGCCGCTTTTGCTTTATCTGAGACCAGATCGACGGACTGAAAGGTCTGCGAAACCATCTGATAAGCCAGCTGGCTGAATTCCTGATCATAGGGAACGGTCACGATCGTCTCGCCGAATGCACAGCGCGTGCTCACGACAACCGGCGGCATGGCCGATATCTCAGGCACCACCACGCCTGCACGCAACGGTATGGGGCTGGTACCGGAAGCCGGTATCTGAAAGCCCGGCCTGAAGGTCACCCCGTGCTGCAACGTACAAGCGACCAAGCCCCCACTTACGAGACAGACCAGGAGGCCTCCCAGGATGCGCAGCCGAGGCACAGGATTTCCTGATGGTTCCGTATGGTCGAACATGATCAGCCTCACAGCGATGGAGGGGGTGGCAAGGGCAAAGCCTAGAGAAGTTGAAACGGAAACGCAAGAACCTCTGCCGCCTGTCCACCAAATGAACGGATCCAGGTCTCGGCAGAAAATCTGTCGCGGCAACGAGGGCTCGCCCTCCTTCATTTCATCCGGCCGGATGGAACGAATGCGGGCTGAGAGAAGCGGCATGGCGAGCAACTGCCTATCGGAAGCCATACAGAGTGCCGCGCCCCGTTCCGCTATTCCGATAAAGGGGCGCGGCCAATGTAATCGCATCACCAGACCACCCGGCCACAACGCATCATGCCGCAATCGAACGCACGCGTCGTTCGTCATCCGGCCCCCCTACCCTTTCCATTGACTTCCCAGGGGGGTGCGACTACAATTTCCCCACTGAGGAACCCCCCGTGCCTGCCCAATTCGTTCACCTGCACCTCCATACCCAATACAGCCTGCTCGACGGGGCGAACCAGATTGACCCGCTGATCCAGCAGGTCAAGGGTTTCGACATGCCGGCCGTGGCCATCACGGACCACGGGAACATGTTCGGCGCCATCGAGTTCTATCAGAAGGCCAAGGCCGGAGGCGTGAAACCGATCATCGGCTGTGAGGCCTATCTGGCTCCGGGGAGCCGCACAACCAAAGACAGCGGCCTCGCCAACAACGACTACTATCACCTGATCCTGCTTGCGGCCAACCTCAAGGGCTATCAGAACCTGATCAAGCTGGTGAGCAAGGCCTATCTGGAAGGTTTTTATTACAAGCCGCGCATGGACAAGGAGCTGCTCAAGGAACATCACGAAGGGTTGATCGCCTTGTCCGGCTGTCTGAGCGGCGAAGTGGCCTACCTGATCGGGCAGAAGGACTTGGAGGGGGCGACTAAGGCGGCCGGCGAGTACCAGGATATCTTCGGGAAAGACCATTACTACCTGGAGATCCAGGCCAACGGACTGGAGCACCAGCGGATCGCGAATAAAGGGCTGCTGGAGATCCACAAGAAGCTGGGCATTCCCCTCGCTGGCACCAATGACTGCCACTACCTGAACAAGGGCGACGCCAAGCCGCACGACGTCATGCTCTGCCTCCAGACCGGTAAGACGCTGAACGATCCGAACCGGATGAAGTTCGACACGGACCAGCTCTACGTCAAATCCACCGATGAGATGGTGGCGGAGTTCGGCGAGACGCCGGACGCCGTGCTGAACACCTGCCGCATCGCGGAACAGTGCGACCTGAACCTGCCGCTGAACAAGAGCTATCTCCCCCAATACAAAGTTCCGGATGGAGAGACCCGGGAGAGCTACCTGGAGAAACTCTCCCTGCAGGGACTCGCCGACCGCCTCAAGGAACGTCCGCCCAGTGCATTGCGCGAAGCCTACGATTTGCGTCTGCGCGAGGAACTGACCGTCATCATGACGATGGGCTACGCCGGGTATTTCCTGATCGTGTGGGACATCATCAACTATGCCCGCTCCCACCGCATCCCGGTCGGCCCGGGCCGCGGCTCGGCCGCAGGCAGCCTGGTCGCCTATGCGCTGCGGATCACCGACCTCGACCCCCTGGCCTACGGCCTCCTGTTCGAGCGGTTCCTGAACCCCGAACGCATCTCTCTCCCCGACATCGACATGGACTTCTGCATGGATCGCCGGGGCGAGGTCATCAACTATGTGATCGACAAGTACGGCAAGGACCACGTCTGCCAGATCATCACGTTCGGCACGATGAAGGCCAAGGCCGCGATCCGGGACGTGGGCCGGGTGCTGGAGATGCCCTATGCGGACGTGGACCGCATCGCCAAGCTGGTGCCGGACGATCTCAAGATGACCCTGGACAAGGCCCTGGAACAGGAACCGCGCCTGAAGGAGCTGACGGAGACCGACCCGAAGGTGGCCGAGCTGATGGAGACGGCCCGCGCGCTGGAAGGGCTGGCCAGACATGCCTCCACCCATGCCGCCGGGGTCGTCATTTCCGACGAGCCCCTCACGGACCACGTGCCTCTCTACAAGGGCGCGAACGACGAAATCGTGACCCAATACTCGATGGGGGACGTGGAAAAGATCGGGTTGGTGAAGTTCGACTTCCTCGGCCTCAAGACCCTGACCATGATCGCCCATGCCGAACGGCTGATCAACGCCAGACGGCCAGAGGGGCCGCTCTTCTCGACGGCGACCTTGCCTCTGGACGACGCCCAGACCTTCGCCCTCCTCTCTTCCGGCAAGACCATGGGCCTCTTCCAGCTGGAAAGCGCCGGGATGCGCGACCTTCTCGTCGGGCTCCGTCCGGACCGGTTTGAAGACATCATCGCCATCATCGCCCTCTATCGCCCCGGCCCGATGGACCTGATCCCCGACTTCATCAAAGCCAAGCAGGGCAAGATTCCCGTCACCTACTTCGGCATTCCCGCGCTGGAACCGATCCTCAAGGAGACCTATGGGGTCATCGTGTACCAGGAGCAGGTGATGGCGATCGCCAACAAGATGGCGGGCTTCTCGCTCGGGCAAGCCGATATTTTACGGCGCGCCATGGGCAAGAAGAAGCAGGAGGAGATGGACAAACTCCAGGCCAAGTTTCTGGAGGGCGCCAAGCAGCACAAGCTCTCCGAAAGCAAAGCCCAGACTCTGTTCGAGCTGATCAAAAAATTCGCCGGGTACGGGTTCAACAAGTCCCATGCGGCGGCCTATGCACTGGTCACCTACCAGACCGCCTATTTGAAGGCCCATTACCCGACCGACTTCATGGCCGCCCTGCTCACCAGCGAAATGGGGAACACCGACAAGGTGGTGCGGTACATCGCCGAATGCCGCGAGCTGGACATCCGCATCCTGCCGCCGGACGTGAACGAAAGCGACAAGGACTTCTCGGTGACGACGGAGGGTGTCCGATTCGGCTTGGCGGCCATCAAGAACGTCGGGGACGGACCGATCGAGGCCATTATCGAGGCGCGCACCAAACAGGGACACTATGCCTCCTTCTTTGATTTCTGCCATCGGGTGGATACGAGAAAAATCAACAAACGGACCATCGAATGCCTGATCAAAGCCGGCGCCTTCGATTCCACAGGCGCGAGGCGGGCTCAAATGGCCGCCGTACTCGACCGCACTGTAGACCAGACGGCGGCGGCCCAGCGGGCGGCGTCACACGGACAGACCAGTATTTTTTCGGCGATGGAGCCGGAAACGGACGCCACGACGGGCCGGGCCGTGCTGCCCGTGGACGAGAGCCTGCCGGAGGTGCCGGAATGGGACCAGGGGCAACGGTTGAAATACGAACGGGAACTGACCGGGTTTTACATCACGGCCCACCCGCTGGCCCGCTACGAAGCCGCCATCGCCAAGTTTGCGACCACGAGCACGGAAAAACTCGCAGATACACCCGATGGCAAAGAAGTCAAACTTTGTGGCATCATTACGACGATCAAGAGCCTGACGACCAAGAAAGGCGACCGGATGGCCTACGTCCAGCTCGAAGATCCCCAGGGCTTGGTGGAAGTGATCGTGTTTCCCAACCTCTTCCAAGCAGCCGGCCCGCTCCTCACGGCCGAAAGCATCATCCAAGTGACCGGAACCGTGGACCGAGCAGAGAAGGGCATCAGGATCAAAGGCACCAAGATCGAAGCTCTGCCGGAACTCCAGACCCGCTCGGTGGCGAAGGTTCACCTCCACCTCGGCGACGCACCGGAGACGGCCCAACGCTTGCACCAGCTCTATACCGTCCTGAACCGGCATCCGGGGCCAGCGGCGATTTCGTTGACGTTTCATCTGCACCCTGACGTGGAGGCGGATACAGCCCCGCTTCCAAGCCTCACCGTGTCGCCGAGCGAGAAGTTCGTCACCGAGGTGGAAGACTTGATGGGAAAGGGAACCGTAGCGTTACTGTAAAGACGATATTTATCGTTTGACTACAATAACTTAAAAGAAAATCATGAAGGACTATCTGGAGTTTGAAAGGCCGATCCGCGAACTGGAGGAGCGGATCGAGAAGCTAGCCGGCACCGCGGCTGGTCGCGCCTCGGTACAGGATGAGATCCGCAAGCTGAAGGCCAAGCTGGCCCAGACCGAGACGGAGATTTACGCCTCCCTCACACCGTGGCAGCGGACCCAGATTGCCCGCCACGCCCAGCGACCTTCGATCCTGGACTATATCAATGCCTGCTGCCGCGACTTCGTGGAACTTCATGGAGATCGGGCGTTTGCCGACGACCAAGCCATCCTGGGCGGCCTGGCGACATTCGGCGGTCGCTCCGTCATGGTCATCGGCCACCAAAAAGGCAAGACACTGAAGGAACGGATGCAGCGGAACTTCGGCATGCCGAACCCTGAGGGCTACCGCAAGGCCCTGCGTCTCATGAAGCTGGCGGAAAAGTTCGGCCGGCCGATCCTGACGCTTATCGATACACCCGGTGCCTACCCAGGCATCGGCGCTGAAGAACGGGGGCAGGCGGAAGCCATCGCACGCAATTTGCTGGTCATGGCGCGGCTGCGGGTGCCGATCGTCTCGGTGGTAATTGGAGAGGGCGGAAGCGGAGGAGCCCTGGCACTGGGTGTCACCGACCGCGTTCTAATGTTGGAACATTCTGTCTATTCGGTGATTTCGCCGGAGGGTTGTGCCGCCATTCTCTGGGACGATCCGGCCAAAGCGCCGGACGCGGCTGCGGCGCTCAAAATGACCGCCAGCGACCTGGCGGCCCTCAAGATCATCGACGAAATCCTCCCCGAACCGACCGGAGGGGCACACCGAGAGCCGCAGGCCATGGCGGAACGAGTGGCCAAGGCTCTCACGACCCATCTGTCTCGGTTGGAAGAACTGCCGGTGGAGGAGTTATTGGCCCAGCGAGATCAAAAGTACCGGCAAATGGGAGTCTTTACCGATCCACCCGCCCCGGCTGCCTGACACAGACTCCGGATCAGGCGCATGCGAGCCCCCGTTTAACCCGCGACGAGCTGATGCTTCCCCAGGGGAACCCGCGTGCCCAACAATTGCTCGATGGCGTGGAGCTGGCCCTTTTCTTCCGGCGTCACGAAGCTGGAGGCCCGGCCCGTGGCTTCGACGCGCGCCGTCCGGCCGATGCGGTGGACGTAGTCCTCGGGCGAGTTCGGCAGGTCATAGTTGATCACATGGGCGATCCCGGTCACGTGAATGCCCCGCGCCATGATGTCGGTCGCCACTAACACTCGGTATCGTCCCCGCTTGAACCCTTCCAGCGCTTCCCGCCGCTGGCCCATCGTCCGATCCCCGTGCAGCACCGCCACGGGAAGCCCGTCCGCCTGAAGCATCTTGCCCAGCCGGTCGGCCCGCGACTTCGTGCGCGTAAAAACCAGAGTTGAACCGGACTCTTCCTTCAGCAGCCGGCGCAGCAAGATCGTCTTCTGCTCCCGGCTGGTATG belongs to Nitrospirota bacterium and includes:
- a CDS encoding zinc ribbon domain-containing protein, which codes for MPIYEYVCQGCEHRFEIKQKMSDPPVTGCPRCGQPVTKVISAPAIMFKGTGWYVTDYSDKMKPPGQSESAGKPSNGQSEQKKDAMTTPAAPAAGASESAPAAPSSSSGTGGTSSSAPSSQPAGTSSSSTPTSSASKTP
- a CDS encoding threonylcarbamoyl-AMP synthase is translated as MGWQKPAIALTARLVPFRSTAASSGRISEPGRFGPLCEGRHAMGRNGTSVARVLTLTRTDPSAMGLALEEAGRIAQAGGVLAVPTESFYALGASVGCAARQVEAIGRVCRIKGRGDGKPLLVLIADHAQLDSLVASVPRAATVLMQQFWPGPLTIVFPAAEGLPDELTAGTGTVGIRLSAYPLLQEVLRRTGPLTGTSANRSGAPPARTAEEVDQAVGDEVDMILDGGPTPAARPSTVVDVSGAVRVLREGPIASAQILAVLAEAGLASSL
- the purD gene encoding phosphoribosylamine--glycine ligase; the protein is MKVLVIGSGGREHALVWKLAQSPRVSSIVCAPGNAGIEQLAKCVPIKADDVAALKAFVTTERIDLTVVGPEAPLALGIVDEFRKARLRIFGPTRAAAQIEASKSFTKDLLVRQRIPTAAARSFDTLKPALDYLERHPFPLVVKADGLAQGKGVVIATSREQAVQAVTDMLEKDAFGQAGRRVVIEEFLDGEELTLMAFADGRTVIPMVGAQDHKRVGDGDTGPNTGGMGAYAPAPLATPALRETVLQRVLRPTIEALSKMGSPFQGVLYAGLMIVRGQPYVLEFNARFGDPETQVVLPLLKTDLVTVLEAVVEHRLDQLPIEWHDRAAVCVVMAAGGYPGAYATGMPITGLPDAPSASDVMVFHAGTKRQDGTVVTAGGRVLGVTATGNGLAEARDRAYGQARAISFDGCQFRSDIGARAIRPTV
- the purH gene encoding bifunctional phosphoribosylaminoimidazolecarboxamide formyltransferase/IMP cyclohydrolase; the encoded protein is MAGIKRALISVSDKTGVVEMAQGLAALGAEILSTGGTAKALRDAGVAVTDVAAYTGSPEILDGRVKTLHPKIHGGLLGRRSLPQHVAQMQQQGIGPIDVVVVNLYPFEAAIAKPDCTFEHAIENIDIGGPSMLRSAAKNHEDVAVVVDPADYGRVLEALKAGTVTKELRLELAGKVFQHTARYDSLIANYLAQQQGGSVQFPPMLSLAFEKVETLRYGENPHQQGAFYRELGAREPSVSRAKTLHGKAMSYNNFLDANSALELVKEFTDSTAVVIVKHNNPCGVAVGASPVEAYVKARETDPVSAFGGVIAFNRPVDLAAAKEITSTFVEVVVAPGYEADALTELKRKKDLRLLDVGPLTLSTRDGVDLKKLVGGLIVQDRDLGALGDLRKLTVPTKRKPTDEEYAACAFAWKVCKHVKSNAIIYARVGQTVGIGAGQMSRVDSVKLAGMKAVLPVKGCVMASDAFFPFRDGLDAAAQAGITAVIQPGGSIRDQEVIAAADEHQMAMILTGMRHFRH
- a CDS encoding caspase family protein, translating into MVSQTFQSVDLVSDKAKAAGHYDVLVEFNPPKVVPDSICLIQVIAFWQIWPLFYPPERWTYQLEVSARLTDGSGQGVIGEAAYTGTARSDYSLQETFAGVIRNVLISMTNAPKFIQYAQAIRRAPAVQAVTAETPALRSGQISVSPPAGLAGDVERVPSLAVKPKPHAYAVVIGIEQYRERLPKADFADRDAILMGEYLTKVLGYPEENVVVRVNDKAARTDMEKYFEAWLPNNVEKDSSIFIYYSGHGTPNTKSGDAFLVPYDGDPTFIEKTGYPLKRLYAALDKLPAKDITVVLDSCFSGAGGRSVLAQGVKPMVLSVENFMVAGGKTVVLAASSGDQTSSAYSEKGHGLLTYFFLKGLQGAGDLNKDGSIEMAELFEYVRPQVQRVARKQLNNEQTPQLLASPDLLRKGAGRLVERAQ
- a CDS encoding DNA polymerase III subunit alpha, coding for MPAQFVHLHLHTQYSLLDGANQIDPLIQQVKGFDMPAVAITDHGNMFGAIEFYQKAKAGGVKPIIGCEAYLAPGSRTTKDSGLANNDYYHLILLAANLKGYQNLIKLVSKAYLEGFYYKPRMDKELLKEHHEGLIALSGCLSGEVAYLIGQKDLEGATKAAGEYQDIFGKDHYYLEIQANGLEHQRIANKGLLEIHKKLGIPLAGTNDCHYLNKGDAKPHDVMLCLQTGKTLNDPNRMKFDTDQLYVKSTDEMVAEFGETPDAVLNTCRIAEQCDLNLPLNKSYLPQYKVPDGETRESYLEKLSLQGLADRLKERPPSALREAYDLRLREELTVIMTMGYAGYFLIVWDIINYARSHRIPVGPGRGSAAGSLVAYALRITDLDPLAYGLLFERFLNPERISLPDIDMDFCMDRRGEVINYVIDKYGKDHVCQIITFGTMKAKAAIRDVGRVLEMPYADVDRIAKLVPDDLKMTLDKALEQEPRLKELTETDPKVAELMETARALEGLARHASTHAAGVVISDEPLTDHVPLYKGANDEIVTQYSMGDVEKIGLVKFDFLGLKTLTMIAHAERLINARRPEGPLFSTATLPLDDAQTFALLSSGKTMGLFQLESAGMRDLLVGLRPDRFEDIIAIIALYRPGPMDLIPDFIKAKQGKIPVTYFGIPALEPILKETYGVIVYQEQVMAIANKMAGFSLGQADILRRAMGKKKQEEMDKLQAKFLEGAKQHKLSESKAQTLFELIKKFAGYGFNKSHAAAYALVTYQTAYLKAHYPTDFMAALLTSEMGNTDKVVRYIAECRELDIRILPPDVNESDKDFSVTTEGVRFGLAAIKNVGDGPIEAIIEARTKQGHYASFFDFCHRVDTRKINKRTIECLIKAGAFDSTGARRAQMAAVLDRTVDQTAAAQRAASHGQTSIFSAMEPETDATTGRAVLPVDESLPEVPEWDQGQRLKYERELTGFYITAHPLARYEAAIAKFATTSTEKLADTPDGKEVKLCGIITTIKSLTTKKGDRMAYVQLEDPQGLVEVIVFPNLFQAAGPLLTAESIIQVTGTVDRAEKGIRIKGTKIEALPELQTRSVAKVHLHLGDAPETAQRLHQLYTVLNRHPGPAAISLTFHLHPDVEADTAPLPSLTVSPSEKFVTEVEDLMGKGTVALL
- a CDS encoding acetyl-CoA carboxylase carboxyltransferase subunit alpha, translating into MKDYLEFERPIRELEERIEKLAGTAAGRASVQDEIRKLKAKLAQTETEIYASLTPWQRTQIARHAQRPSILDYINACCRDFVELHGDRAFADDQAILGGLATFGGRSVMVIGHQKGKTLKERMQRNFGMPNPEGYRKALRLMKLAEKFGRPILTLIDTPGAYPGIGAEERGQAEAIARNLLVMARLRVPIVSVVIGEGGSGGALALGVTDRVLMLEHSVYSVISPEGCAAILWDDPAKAPDAAAALKMTASDLAALKIIDEILPEPTGGAHREPQAMAERVAKALTTHLSRLEELPVEELLAQRDQKYRQMGVFTDPPAPAA